A part of Diachasmimorpha longicaudata isolate KC_UGA_2023 chromosome 11, iyDiaLong2, whole genome shotgun sequence genomic DNA contains:
- the LOC135167317 gene encoding inositol polyphosphate-4-phosphatase type I A isoform X3, producing MKQGTGKKVERKRQKGKTEKTLRQLSCVTAGTSKVSLERWCRLRGNLLFYFKSKEQWSEPMGVIILEQCNFRVEQPTNQIPYGFSIVFDGGLYQQLGASSSDERDSWLQALQLASYECMRNQLLALRERIEASSGHKNGTDIQMLRLQRGIVIDPAEVPICEVSLSCDNLLCDGHGRPPNPVLEIDVQASKSRTWIKYARTEVIERSSNPGFLTTVSFRGSDGLSTDTRVRITAYDVRERVSQTATPIGSAVVTFCAVQDTPRLRIPLKSPKSTTVGFLTINVWSLEADDKGNSTESTPSRNPSSTNQMFCHRRSQSLPPRLGTKMKLPHQGQLKLLFANTHVQTYRFHSGLGGDICVHEIMAESKLCFQFPQHLLGIWIQEEKELLQEVAGMGELREPWHTKQVELLDRHLHLLHLYSQAKENLSGFKGSYFKRSSRRNDRTLEFAPLNLHLQRMWVHNDTLNKCGFYDLISVGAFTAHSHKSKNGGLIRLVQALKESPTRYNQLYQGTSKITMAHDAIQAIKQLRRDVVEAMRSLIKLAKEKQTSGMLPICEDMISKTRILLSLWDPGLVEEALTFLEEHKVSKPPEETKNPNDESMSLNFQSNQSLSPFKRITQQLNFDLKSPDFDDLITPDTPECIQDMWTNESARTKYSVKKSENNSNDTVEENFVIFPDVEDDLKESKEGRKFDKDQEDPDDNNNEDDEKEDDLRGEIDLSKRFLDTQKMCNSPSANYYKPTDEPEPWDLTQLNIEASVMCLVSKVKFLCGRCSSPAVRLRNKNGVARAQTLRGLADRGNVVTIQPKNDVKNDESCKLLDNGNGKGSEGETGFAKAKEVCQAVDSMTRVIKSNSSGRNKFTEGLDFASIVDWTSELRPSMKKLRQAMDGLLKTARLTHSVFRVQEDAKIAQRSCNVRYRRDVCFSQALTALVTGLMAKLWCQRPDPLFLLILTTLGPLASFEGLLSYYGEEIDMWGDMAVAVEDMLTVTFTLTRCGLSHSGLDKDDSQIPVPRVVGSRTALTVILPVPDGIYSLLPLAPSSRQTISFNVTPVFFNVGINELASLAESLGTTKPQEKSNMDNFERLNEYYLRFKKLNLPTENSATRLTGGRSNVNQSLGDMVMNLKASVQAKISKNTDILQLSSQICRRMKGLRFTSCKSAKDRTGMSITIEQVNILATEYHLSEHEFIRALDCMRSEGCRRENTLKNTGIKKYAFNSLQILTLPKLYRPPTGTYGSAQT from the exons ATGAAACAAG GTACGGGTAAAAAAGTTGAGCGCAAAAGACAAAAAGGAAAAACCGAAAAGACTCTACGACAACTCAGTTGTGTCACAGCCGGCACAAGCAAAG TAAGCCTGGAGCGTTGGTGCAGATTACGGGGAAATCTCTTGTTCTATTTCAAATCAAAGGAACAATGGTCCGAACCAATGGGCGTAATTATCCTGGAGCAGTGTAATTTCCGGGTTGAACAGCCTACTAATCAGATTCCCTATGGATTTAGCATAG TATTCGATGGAGGTTTGTATCAACAACTGGGCGCAAGTTCCTCCGACGAGCGAGACAGTTGGCTGCAAGCCCTCCAGTTGGCAAGTTACGAATGCATGAGAAACCAATTGCTAGCCCTTCGTGAAAGAATAGAAGCATCCAGTGGCCACAAGAATGGCACAGACATCCAAATGTTGCGCCTCCAACGTGGCATAGTGATAGACCCAGCCGAAGTGCCAATATGCGAAGTCTCCCTGTCCTGTGATAATCTCTTATGCGACGGTCATGGACGGCCCCCAAATCCCGTCCTCGAGATCGACGTTCAGGCATCAAAATCCCGAACATGGATAAAATACGCGAGAACGGAGGTGATCGAAAGAAGTAGTAATCCAGGCTTCCTGACAACTGTAAGCTTCCGAGGGAGTGATGGCTTAAGTACCGACACAAGGGTCCGAATAACAGCTTACGACGTACGTGAAAGAGTTTCCCAGACAGCGACGCCCATAGGAAGTGCAGTGGTCACCTTCTGCGCTGTTCAAGACACCCCGAGACTGAGGATCCCCCTGAAAAGCCCAAAATCGACTACAGTTGGCTTCCTGACGATAAACGTTTGGAGTCTGGAAGCAGACGACAAAGGTAACAGTACGGAGAGTACCCCATCGAGAAACCCTTCTTCCACCAATCAGATGTTCTGTCACAGGAGGTCCCAGTCCCTCCCACCAAGACTGGGAACCAAGATGAAGCTCCCTCATCAGGGGCAGTTGAAGCTCCTGTTCGCCAACACTCACGTCCAGACCTACAGGTTCCACTCGGGCCTGGGGGGTGACATATGCGTTCACGAAATAATGGCTGAGAGCAAATTGTGCTTCCAGTTCCCCCAGCATCTACTCGGGATATGGATTCAGGAGGAGAAGGAACTCCTGCAGGAAGTCGCCGGGATGGGGGAGCTACGTGAGCCTTGGCACACTAAGCAAGTGGAACTGCTGGATCGACATCTCCATCTGCTTCATCTGTACTCCCAAGCGAAGGAGAATCTCTCGGGTTTCAAGGGCAGTTACTTCAAACGATCATCGAGAAGGAATGACAGAACACTGGAGTTTGCACCGTTGAACTTACATCTCCAAAGGATGTGGGTTCACAACGACACCCTGAACAAATGTGGTTTTTACGATCTTATTAGTGTCGGGGCATTCACAGCGCATTCCCATAAAAGTAAGAATGGTGGATTGATCAGACTGGTgcaggcgctgaaggagtctCCAACGAGGTACAATCAGCTGTACCAAGGCACCTCCAAGATCACAATGGCCCACGATGCAATACAAGCCATAAAGCAACTCCGGAGAGACGTCGTCGAGGCCATGAGATCCCTGATAAAATTAGCAAAGGAGAAGCAAACAAGTGGAATGCTCCCCATCTGCGAGGACATGATATCAAAAACGAGAATACTTCTCAGCCTCTGGGATCCGGGTCTCGTCGAGGAAGCCCTGACATTCCTCGAGGAACACAAAGTGTCAAAACCACCCGAGGAAACTAAAAATCCAAACGACGAAAGTATGTCCTTGAATTTCCAGTCCAATCAGTCCCTCTCGCCTTTCAAACGAATAACCCAACAACTGAACTTCGATCTCAAGAGTCCGGACTTTGACGATTTGATAACACCGGACACTCCGGAGTGCATACAGGACATGTGGACAAATGAATCGGCGAGGACGAAGTACTCGGTGAAAAAGTCTGAGAACAATTCCAATGATACTGTTGAAGAGAACTTTGTCATATTTCCCGATGTCGAGGACGACTTGAAGGAATCAAAGGAGGGGAGAAAGTTTGATAAAGACCAGGAGGATCCTGATGACAATAATAACGAGGACGATGAAAAGGAGGACGACCTGCGGGGAGAGATTGACCTCAGCAAGAGATTCCTCGATACCCAGAAAATGTGCAATTCTCCATCAGCAAATTACTACAAACCAACGGACGAACCCGAGCCCTGGGATCTCACTCAACTGAACATCGAAGCCAGTGTAATGTGCCTAGTATCGAAAGTTAAGTTTCTCTGTGGTAGGTGTAGCAGTCCTGCGGTTCggttgagaaataaaaatggtgtTGCTAGAGCACAAACTTTGAGAGGTCTCGCTGATCGTGGGAATGTGGTTACCATTCAACCGAAGAATGATGTTAAGAATGATGAGTCTTGCAAGTTATTGGATAATGGCAATGGAAAGGGGAGCGAGGGGGAGACGGGATTCGCGAAGGCTAAGGAGGTCTGCCAGGCGGTGGACAGTATGACGAGGGTCATTAAGAGTAATTCCTCGGGGAGGAACAAGTTCACTGAGGGCTTGGACTTTGCGTCGATTGTTGATTGGACCAGTGAGCTCAGGCCCAGTATGAAGAAGCTCAGACAGGCTATGGATGGGCTCTTGAAGACTGCGAGACTTACACATTCCGTGTTTCGAGTCCAGGAGGACGCCAAGATTGCGCAGAGGTCGTGCAATGTCAGGTATAGGAGAGATGTCTGCTTCAGTCAGGCTCTGACTGCTCTGGTCACTGGATTAATGGCGAAATTGTGGTGCCAGAGGCCTGATCCACTCTTTCTACTCATTCTGACGACTCTGGGGCCACTCGCCTCCTTCGAGGGTCTTCTTAGTTACTATGGGGAAGAGATTGACATGTGGGGGGACATGGCTGTTGCTGTGGAAGACATGCTCACTGTTACCTTCACATTGACCAGGTGTGGGTTGTCTCATTCTGGGCTTGATAAGGACGACTCGCAGATCCCTGTGCCCAGGGTTGTCGGCTCCAGAACTGCATTGACAGTTATACTTCCGGTTCCTGATGGAATCTACTCGCTATTGCCACTAGCACCTAGTTCTAGGCAGACTATTTCATTTAATGTTACTCCGGTATTTTTTAATGTGGGAATTAATGAGTTGGCGTCATTGGCGGAGAGCTTGGGGACTACAAAACCACAGGAGAAGAGTAATATGGATAATTTTGAGAGACTGAATGAGTATTACTTGAGGTTTAAGAAGCTTAATCTACCCACGGAGAATAGTGCCACGAGGt TAACTGGAGGCCGATCGAATGTGAATCAAAGCCTCGGTGATATGGTGATGAATCTAAAGGCCAGCGTACAGGCGAAAATATCCAAAAACACTGATATCCTGCAGCTGTCCTCCCAAATATGCAGGCGCATGAAGGGGCTGAGGTTTACCAGCTGCAAAAGTGCCAAAGACCGTACAGGAATGTCGATTACAATCGAGCAAGTTAATATTCTTGCCACTGAATATCATTTATCGGAGCATGAATTCATCAGAGCGTTAGACTGTATGCGCAG cgaGGGCTGCAGACGGGAGAATACGCTGAAGAACACGGGTATAAAAAAATACGCTTTCAACAGTCTACAAATTTTGACTCTACCAAAATTGTACAGACCACCAACAGGTACCTACGGATCGGCACAAacttaa
- the LOC135167317 gene encoding inositol polyphosphate-4-phosphatase type I A isoform X4: MGVIILEQCNFRVEQPTNQIPYGFSIVFDGGLYQQLGASSSDERDSWLQALQLASYECMRNQLLALRERIEASSGHKNGTDIQMLRLQRGIVIDPAEVPICEVSLSCDNLLCDGHGRPPNPVLEIDVQASKSRTWIKYARTEVIERSSNPGFLTTVSFRGSDGLSTDTRVRITAYDVRERVSQTATPIGSAVVTFCAVQDTPRLRIPLKSPKSTTVGFLTINVWSLEADDKGNSTESTPSRNPSSTNQMFCHRRSQSLPPRLGTKMKLPHQGQLKLLFANTHVQTYRFHSGLGGDICVHEIMAESKLCFQFPQHLLGIWIQEEKELLQEVAGMGELREPWHTKQVELLDRHLHLLHLYSQAKENLSGFKGSYFKRSSRRNDRTLEFAPLNLHLQRMWVHNDTLNKCGFYDLISVGAFTAHSHKSKNGGLIRLVQALKESPTRYNQLYQGTSKITMAHDAIQAIKQLRRDVVEAMRSLIKLAKEKQTSGMLPICEDMISKTRILLSLWDPGLVEEALTFLEEHKVSKPPEETKNPNDESMSLNFQSNQSLSPFKRITQQLNFDLKSPDFDDLITPDTPECIQDMWTNESARTKYSVKKSENNSNDTVEENFVIFPDVEDDLKESKEGRKFDKDQEDPDDNNNEDDEKEDDLRGEIDLSKRFLDTQKMCNSPSANYYKPTDEPEPWDLTQLNIEASVMCLVSKVKFLCGRCSSPAVRLRNKNGVARAQTLRGLADRGNVVTIQPKNDVKNDESCKLLDNGNGKGSEGETGFAKAKEVCQAVDSMTRVIKSNSSGRNKFTEGLDFASIVDWTSELRPSMKKLRQAMDGLLKTARLTHSVFRVQEDAKIAQRSCNVRYRRDVCFSQALTALVTGLMAKLWCQRPDPLFLLILTTLGPLASFEGLLSYYGEEIDMWGDMAVAVEDMLTVTFTLTRCGLSHSGLDKDDSQIPVPRVVGSRTALTVILPVPDGIYSLLPLAPSSRQTISFNVTPVFFNVGINELASLAESLGTTKPQEKSNMDNFERLNEYYLRFKKLNLPTENSATRLTGGRSNVNQSLGDMVMNLKASVQAKISKNTDILQLSSQICRRMKGLRFTSCKSAKDRTGMSITIEQVNILATEYHLSEHEFIRALDCMRSEGCRRENTLKNTGIKKYAFNSLQILTLPKLYRPPTGTYGSAQT; this comes from the exons ATGGGCGTAATTATCCTGGAGCAGTGTAATTTCCGGGTTGAACAGCCTACTAATCAGATTCCCTATGGATTTAGCATAG TATTCGATGGAGGTTTGTATCAACAACTGGGCGCAAGTTCCTCCGACGAGCGAGACAGTTGGCTGCAAGCCCTCCAGTTGGCAAGTTACGAATGCATGAGAAACCAATTGCTAGCCCTTCGTGAAAGAATAGAAGCATCCAGTGGCCACAAGAATGGCACAGACATCCAAATGTTGCGCCTCCAACGTGGCATAGTGATAGACCCAGCCGAAGTGCCAATATGCGAAGTCTCCCTGTCCTGTGATAATCTCTTATGCGACGGTCATGGACGGCCCCCAAATCCCGTCCTCGAGATCGACGTTCAGGCATCAAAATCCCGAACATGGATAAAATACGCGAGAACGGAGGTGATCGAAAGAAGTAGTAATCCAGGCTTCCTGACAACTGTAAGCTTCCGAGGGAGTGATGGCTTAAGTACCGACACAAGGGTCCGAATAACAGCTTACGACGTACGTGAAAGAGTTTCCCAGACAGCGACGCCCATAGGAAGTGCAGTGGTCACCTTCTGCGCTGTTCAAGACACCCCGAGACTGAGGATCCCCCTGAAAAGCCCAAAATCGACTACAGTTGGCTTCCTGACGATAAACGTTTGGAGTCTGGAAGCAGACGACAAAGGTAACAGTACGGAGAGTACCCCATCGAGAAACCCTTCTTCCACCAATCAGATGTTCTGTCACAGGAGGTCCCAGTCCCTCCCACCAAGACTGGGAACCAAGATGAAGCTCCCTCATCAGGGGCAGTTGAAGCTCCTGTTCGCCAACACTCACGTCCAGACCTACAGGTTCCACTCGGGCCTGGGGGGTGACATATGCGTTCACGAAATAATGGCTGAGAGCAAATTGTGCTTCCAGTTCCCCCAGCATCTACTCGGGATATGGATTCAGGAGGAGAAGGAACTCCTGCAGGAAGTCGCCGGGATGGGGGAGCTACGTGAGCCTTGGCACACTAAGCAAGTGGAACTGCTGGATCGACATCTCCATCTGCTTCATCTGTACTCCCAAGCGAAGGAGAATCTCTCGGGTTTCAAGGGCAGTTACTTCAAACGATCATCGAGAAGGAATGACAGAACACTGGAGTTTGCACCGTTGAACTTACATCTCCAAAGGATGTGGGTTCACAACGACACCCTGAACAAATGTGGTTTTTACGATCTTATTAGTGTCGGGGCATTCACAGCGCATTCCCATAAAAGTAAGAATGGTGGATTGATCAGACTGGTgcaggcgctgaaggagtctCCAACGAGGTACAATCAGCTGTACCAAGGCACCTCCAAGATCACAATGGCCCACGATGCAATACAAGCCATAAAGCAACTCCGGAGAGACGTCGTCGAGGCCATGAGATCCCTGATAAAATTAGCAAAGGAGAAGCAAACAAGTGGAATGCTCCCCATCTGCGAGGACATGATATCAAAAACGAGAATACTTCTCAGCCTCTGGGATCCGGGTCTCGTCGAGGAAGCCCTGACATTCCTCGAGGAACACAAAGTGTCAAAACCACCCGAGGAAACTAAAAATCCAAACGACGAAAGTATGTCCTTGAATTTCCAGTCCAATCAGTCCCTCTCGCCTTTCAAACGAATAACCCAACAACTGAACTTCGATCTCAAGAGTCCGGACTTTGACGATTTGATAACACCGGACACTCCGGAGTGCATACAGGACATGTGGACAAATGAATCGGCGAGGACGAAGTACTCGGTGAAAAAGTCTGAGAACAATTCCAATGATACTGTTGAAGAGAACTTTGTCATATTTCCCGATGTCGAGGACGACTTGAAGGAATCAAAGGAGGGGAGAAAGTTTGATAAAGACCAGGAGGATCCTGATGACAATAATAACGAGGACGATGAAAAGGAGGACGACCTGCGGGGAGAGATTGACCTCAGCAAGAGATTCCTCGATACCCAGAAAATGTGCAATTCTCCATCAGCAAATTACTACAAACCAACGGACGAACCCGAGCCCTGGGATCTCACTCAACTGAACATCGAAGCCAGTGTAATGTGCCTAGTATCGAAAGTTAAGTTTCTCTGTGGTAGGTGTAGCAGTCCTGCGGTTCggttgagaaataaaaatggtgtTGCTAGAGCACAAACTTTGAGAGGTCTCGCTGATCGTGGGAATGTGGTTACCATTCAACCGAAGAATGATGTTAAGAATGATGAGTCTTGCAAGTTATTGGATAATGGCAATGGAAAGGGGAGCGAGGGGGAGACGGGATTCGCGAAGGCTAAGGAGGTCTGCCAGGCGGTGGACAGTATGACGAGGGTCATTAAGAGTAATTCCTCGGGGAGGAACAAGTTCACTGAGGGCTTGGACTTTGCGTCGATTGTTGATTGGACCAGTGAGCTCAGGCCCAGTATGAAGAAGCTCAGACAGGCTATGGATGGGCTCTTGAAGACTGCGAGACTTACACATTCCGTGTTTCGAGTCCAGGAGGACGCCAAGATTGCGCAGAGGTCGTGCAATGTCAGGTATAGGAGAGATGTCTGCTTCAGTCAGGCTCTGACTGCTCTGGTCACTGGATTAATGGCGAAATTGTGGTGCCAGAGGCCTGATCCACTCTTTCTACTCATTCTGACGACTCTGGGGCCACTCGCCTCCTTCGAGGGTCTTCTTAGTTACTATGGGGAAGAGATTGACATGTGGGGGGACATGGCTGTTGCTGTGGAAGACATGCTCACTGTTACCTTCACATTGACCAGGTGTGGGTTGTCTCATTCTGGGCTTGATAAGGACGACTCGCAGATCCCTGTGCCCAGGGTTGTCGGCTCCAGAACTGCATTGACAGTTATACTTCCGGTTCCTGATGGAATCTACTCGCTATTGCCACTAGCACCTAGTTCTAGGCAGACTATTTCATTTAATGTTACTCCGGTATTTTTTAATGTGGGAATTAATGAGTTGGCGTCATTGGCGGAGAGCTTGGGGACTACAAAACCACAGGAGAAGAGTAATATGGATAATTTTGAGAGACTGAATGAGTATTACTTGAGGTTTAAGAAGCTTAATCTACCCACGGAGAATAGTGCCACGAGGt TAACTGGAGGCCGATCGAATGTGAATCAAAGCCTCGGTGATATGGTGATGAATCTAAAGGCCAGCGTACAGGCGAAAATATCCAAAAACACTGATATCCTGCAGCTGTCCTCCCAAATATGCAGGCGCATGAAGGGGCTGAGGTTTACCAGCTGCAAAAGTGCCAAAGACCGTACAGGAATGTCGATTACAATCGAGCAAGTTAATATTCTTGCCACTGAATATCATTTATCGGAGCATGAATTCATCAGAGCGTTAGACTGTATGCGCAG cgaGGGCTGCAGACGGGAGAATACGCTGAAGAACACGGGTATAAAAAAATACGCTTTCAACAGTCTACAAATTTTGACTCTACCAAAATTGTACAGACCACCAACAGGTACCTACGGATCGGCACAAacttaa